One segment of Nocardioides sp. QY071 DNA contains the following:
- a CDS encoding NAD kinase, producing MTSADIPRRVLVLAHTGRAEARDVARAFVKELTGHGIVVRLLRHEADDLDLEPGAYVPEVELTDSESDASHGCELTVVIGGDGSILRAAEVTHQRSTPVLGVNLGHVGFLAEAEHEDVAATIEAIVEQRYRTEDRLTLDVKAYVGGQLVYSTFAVNEASVEKAARERMLEVVVEIDDRPLSRWGCDGVVCATPTGSTAYNFSAGGPIVWPQVEALCIVPLSAHALFARPMVVAPSSVIAIEVLEGNQGSGVLWCDGRRSVDLPPGARIEVSRGQRPVRLVRLHSAPFTDRLVAKFGLSVEGWRGAAEQRREARARGEDA from the coding sequence ATGACGTCCGCCGACATCCCGCGCCGGGTGCTCGTGCTCGCCCACACCGGGCGTGCCGAGGCCCGCGACGTCGCGCGTGCCTTCGTCAAGGAGCTCACGGGGCACGGCATCGTGGTCCGGCTGCTGCGGCACGAGGCCGACGACCTCGACCTGGAGCCGGGCGCCTACGTCCCGGAGGTCGAGCTGACCGACTCCGAGTCCGACGCCAGCCACGGCTGCGAGCTGACCGTGGTGATCGGCGGCGACGGGAGCATCCTGCGCGCGGCGGAGGTGACCCACCAGCGCTCGACGCCGGTGCTGGGCGTCAACCTCGGACACGTCGGCTTCCTCGCGGAGGCCGAGCACGAGGACGTGGCGGCGACCATCGAGGCGATCGTCGAGCAGCGGTACCGGACCGAGGACCGGCTCACGCTCGACGTGAAGGCGTACGTCGGCGGTCAGCTCGTCTACTCGACCTTCGCGGTCAACGAGGCCAGTGTGGAGAAGGCGGCTCGGGAGCGGATGCTCGAGGTGGTCGTCGAGATCGACGACCGGCCGCTGTCGCGGTGGGGCTGTGACGGTGTCGTGTGCGCGACGCCGACCGGCTCCACGGCCTACAACTTCAGCGCAGGCGGCCCGATCGTGTGGCCGCAGGTCGAGGCGCTGTGCATCGTGCCGCTGAGCGCGCACGCGCTGTTCGCGCGGCCGATGGTCGTCGCGCCGTCGTCGGTGATCGCGATCGAGGTGCTCGAGGGCAACCAGGGGTCCGGCGTGCTCTGGTGCGACGGTCGGCGCAGCGTCGACCTGCCGCCGGGCGCCCGGATCGAGGTGAGCCGCGGGCAGCGGCCGGTCCGGCTGGTCCGGCTGCACTCTGCACCGTTCACCGACCGGCTGGTGGCGAAGTTCGGCCTGTCCGTGGAGGGCTGGCGAGGTGCCGCGGAGCAGCGCCGGGAGGCGCGGGCCCGGGGGGAGGACGCATGA